The genomic region AGTAACCTTGATGTGATTTTAAACGCAAAGCTAATCGGTATTTTGTATTATGATATGGCCCCATAAATCCCGGATGGTTATTGCATAGTTATCAAGtaaatcatcatcatactcagtaaatcccaccaatagcaaagcaaaggtagggtctgaggagggtaaaatgtagacagccttacctctacccgtaggaatagagaggctgcctCCAGTGAGCTCGATAGTAGTTTttcatcaagccttggacataaggcacataacactcatcaatcgggacaaagaccgatttgtgcatgtacccttttgtcttctAGCTATcgacgccaccacatgatgcatgattaaccgccctcagcttttaacgttattttcacgaaattagtaaaataacgttaaaattcgtGCACTTTCAATTTTGTCCCCcgatggcccacacatatatacattatatacgcataccgcaagcggggcgtgaGAGTTATGAAGTAAATATTGATCCTTAATGTGAAAACATAAATTTTCTAGTGGTAATGTGTTTATTGAGTTTTTATGCGATGACTTAAAAGTTAATTACCATTTTAATTTCAGAAACCGAACAAGGTGTTGCACAAGCAATCATTAGATCCGTTGTAGATTTCAAGAGGGATCCTTGGCCCAAGGTATCCGATGCTGCAAAGGATCTCGTCAAGAAAATGCTCAATCCTGACCCAAAGTTAAGACTTACTGCCCAAGAAGTTCTAGGTATACAAATTATTTTTGTTTAATATATATTTCTTTTTTGGTCTATTAGTTgcatttgtttaaaattttctaaatcttgtttttttttccttAACTTCTTCTTCAGAGCATCCTTGGATACAGAATGCCAAAAAGGCTCCAAACGTTTCCTTAGGTGAAACCGTTAAAGCTAGACTAAAGCAATTCTCCGTCATGAACAAGCTTAAGAAGAGAGCTCTAAGAGTAAGAACACGCATTCATGGTTTTGCTTTACGAGATGACAATTTATCGTTGTGTTCTTTAAGcaatttgttttcaaaatttgCAGGTAATTGCTGAGCATTTGTCTGCGGAGGAAGTGGCGGGCATAAAGGAAGGTTTCGACTTGATGGACACAAACAAGCAAGGGAAGATAAATATTGCCGAGTTGAAAGCCGGCTTGCACAAACTCGGACATCAAATCGCTGATGCAGATGTTCAAATACTTATGGAAGCTGTGAGTGTCTtaatttgactttgacttgtggTCTTAGGGATGGTTAGGTTCACGTTATGTTTTATCTCTTACGGGCATTTGACCCAAGTGTTTGACTCTTAGTCAATGACTTGAAAGGTGTTGAAACTTTTTTACGTACAGGGTGATGTTGACAAAGATGGATTCTTGAACTATGGAGAATTCGTTGCAATTTCGGTTCATTTAAGAAAGATGGGGAATGATGATCATCTTAAAGATGCGTTCGCGTTCTTTGATAAAAACCAAAGTGGCTACATAGAGATTGATGAGCTAAGGGAAGCTTTAGCTGACGAAGATGATGAAGCCAACAATGAAGAAGTCATTTCCGCCATCATACATGACGTCGACACCGACAAggtcattttttttatttttaatttttaatttcgAAAATCCTAGATTGGCCACTATGATCATCTTCTAACGAAATGCTATTGGTTGATTATTGCAGGATGGCAAGATTAGTTTTGAAGAATTTACGGTGATGATGAAGGCGGGAACAGACTGGAGGAAAGCATCGCGACAATATTCGAGAGAAAGATACAATAACTTGAGCTTGAAATTGTTCCAAAATGGATCAATGGATTTGACCAATGAGGCAAGATGACTAAAAAAATGATTTTAGATTGAAGTGTCTTGAAGTACTTACTTTATTGaggttttcttttgttttgagAAAGATGTGATGTGATGAAGGGTTTGGATTTGTGGTTGTAAATATGGATGTGTTTACTTTACATATCCTTAGGGCCAgtattttcttcatctttttgtTTAGCTTCTTTAGCAAATTGGATCATGTAAAGCATGCTAATTTATAACAAGTTTTCCTTTTCTTTATTTTTGGATATGGTTGGTCTATGTGGTGAccttagaggtgtacaaaaaaaccggttttattttaaccggttttttataACCGAACCGGTTTTATAATCGAACCGCCGGTTTGTGGCTGGTAATCTGAAAAACCGGTTAATCACtgaaaccggtttttaaaaaaacgttttttttttttttttttttttggcaaaaacCGGTTCCAACCGGTTACACTGGTTATtgtttaaaaacagtaaaatataAAACATTGTTTGGCTCATTGACTACACAACCACACCCCCATCACTTGAAACCTTTGTTGCCCTTGGCCTGAAACACGTAAACACTCCATCATTGGCGCTCGTAACCCCTACCACCCAAAACCGCCTCTTTATTGCAATCCACTCAAACCCAGTTGCATCAGGACCAGATCGACGATAATACAAGTCCATGTCACCGTTTGATTCTTTCCGGGTCCTGATTGTGATGAAGACGAGTAACGATTTTATGTAATGAATAATCGGGTTGACTCTTGATCATGGTTCCTATTTGAAGACCACTTAAATTGTTGTCAATTATGAGTGTTTATTGATTTAACATATTTTTAACGTCACTTAGTATTAAGAAAGAACCAATTTATTACGACTAAACAAACAACTGAGACTAAAAGTGTAATTTTTAAGAAGTTTGAATTAGACGTGCAATTTGACATTACCAAAGGAACAACAATGTAATTATTCTTTATTTATATCTATTGTATAATATAAAGTGGGGCGGATCCAAGATTTTTTTACTGGTCGTACTATTTGATAATGTTAGCTGGTTCAGTGTCGGGAACGTATGTAATACATAAAAACAAGTATCAGATACTCTCTTCACCAAATGTCCTTGCAAGAACAAGCTCCATCAACAAATCTATGAAACCGAACTCTATCCCTAACGACAATTTCTCGCTCATAAACCCTGCTAATAATCTTGGTCACTTCATGGCAATCGTCACAAACTCTAAGGTTCTTCACTACTCGAATCACCACCGGGGCTCGAGTCTTCATTAGCCCATAGGCAATGGCTAATCTTTCACTATGCTCACAAAGAGCTTCCTCTTTCACTTCATCACCCACATCATGAAGCACACCCAAGACATTCGGTTTGTGGCCCGAAGACTCAACCCGTCTCAAAATATCACTCAACACTTCCTTTATCTCCTTTGACTCAGGGTGAGACCAGTCCCCCAACACAAACTCATGTACGGCTCCATCAACTTCTATGGAGCTGCATCCTGGTACTGTTTTGAGCCCGTTATCCCTCATTTGTTTCCTTAAATGGCCCATTTTAGACCATTGTGAGCAAGCTGCATAGAAGCTCGAAAAAAGGGCGTAATTATCTGGATTACACGGTTCCAACTCAAGTAGTCGTTGACCAACTAACTCTCCTTGTTCCATGTTCTTGTTCTTCTTGCACGCTACAAGAAAAGTCCGCCAGATTACCGGATCAGGGTCAATGGGCATGTTTTCTATGAACATGTAAGCTTCTTGCAATAAGTTGGCCCGGCAAAACAGGTCAACCATGC from Helianthus annuus cultivar XRQ/B chromosome 10, HanXRQr2.0-SUNRISE, whole genome shotgun sequence harbors:
- the LOC110885524 gene encoding calcium-dependent protein kinase 7 → MGNCCATPSTSDENKRGKNKPNPFSLDYGVSNPSGANGGYKTTVLENPTGNEIEKAYDLGKEMGRGEFGITYMCTDKSTGEVFACKSISKKKLRTRVDIEDVKREVEIMKHMPPHPNIVSLKDTYEDDNAVHLVMELCEGGELFDRIVARGHYTERAAAGVTKTIVEVIQMCHKHGVMHRDLKPENFLFANKKETAALKAIDFGLSVFFKPGERFNEIVGSPYYMAPEVLKRNYGPEVDVWSAGVILYILLCGVPPFWAETEQGVAQAIIRSVVDFKRDPWPKVSDAAKDLVKKMLNPDPKLRLTAQEVLEHPWIQNAKKAPNVSLGETVKARLKQFSVMNKLKKRALRVIAEHLSAEEVAGIKEGFDLMDTNKQGKINIAELKAGLHKLGHQIADADVQILMEAGDVDKDGFLNYGEFVAISVHLRKMGNDDHLKDAFAFFDKNQSGYIEIDELREALADEDDEANNEEVISAIIHDVDTDKDGKISFEEFTVMMKAGTDWRKASRQYSRERYNNLSLKLFQNGSMDLTNEAR